The proteins below come from a single Papaver somniferum cultivar HN1 chromosome 11, ASM357369v1, whole genome shotgun sequence genomic window:
- the LOC113323268 gene encoding 60S acidic ribosomal protein P2-like, with protein MKVIGAYLLLVLGGNTTPTAEDIKELLGSVGAEADDARIQLLLSQVKDKDITELIASGREKLAAVPSGGGAPMAVAASGGGASAPAAAEAKKEEKVEDKEESDEEMGFSLFDDE; from the exons ATGAAGGTTATTGGTGCTTACTTGCTTTTAGTTTTGGGTGGAAACACTACACCAACTGCTGAAGATATCAAGGAACTCCTTGGGTCAG TTGGAGCTGAAGCTGATGATGCCAGGATTCAGCTTCTTCTTTCCCAAGTTAAGGACAAGGACATCACAGAGCTAATTGCAAGTGGAAGGGAGAAGTTGGCTGCTGTTCCTTCTGGTGGTGGTGCACCAATGGCTGTTGCTGCATCAGGTGGTGGTGCTTCAGCTCCTGCTGCCGCTGAGGCCAAGAAAGAGGAGAAAgtagaagacaaagaagaatCCGACGAG GAAATGGGATTCAGTCTTTTCGATGATGAGTAG
- the LOC113321673 gene encoding serine/threonine-protein kinase D6PK-like, protein MDPYPGTCEIVEAMEEFDCIQRHRRASPPSFELGMEGKVRKLPSAKAGQYYSMEDELNKLFEAIDIRVSRKSALKRPIRVCPSQASGISISECGTLKQALRGLSISHASEMAAMKRLSKPTGLARVSEAGAIKRLYKTVVIKADGSGLLPEEGKEILVEISHVPEKYSTNTSEKVSESKQKPKIKSSKKIAHSSSQSTGATTRTVSLSKASSEQGNASIPSDRGKDMSVRKLKQKEKLNSSTSRKTLQLEEIVPTSTEVGGETPSISSSPCSSAINRSATNTVRRMKPLFMKKSLIKKSKQVSATSPSRCNSEEKGNGVGLHPNQKKPVKNSDSPASSSTNLGIDADQINTVPLSSKPPLSTYNFGDGTADAKVGNCCSTSGEKGESSLSSKSSMGDYSTSTMISEESNQSAVACIISRPHMSKDLRWDAIRLVEKQHGSLELKHFKLVRRLGCGDIGTVYLAELKGTNFLFALKVVDNELLGSKNKLLRAQTEREILQMLDHPFLPTLFSHFSAETYSCLVMEYCSGGDLHILRQRQPSRSFSEPVARFYLAEVLLALEYLHMLGVVYRDLKPENILVREDGHIMLSDFDLSLRSAVSPKLLKSTSAIKEPTKELSSRPCMAFRCIDPFCPRPSWVQVPCFTPKVKSSTDKTQQNLTPDPADFGNGLPQLVAEPTSARSNSFVGTLEYLAPEIIKAEGHGNAVDWWGFGIFMYELLFGKTPFKGAGDEETLANVVFQSLEFPETPSISCHARDLIAGLLVKDPDNRLGSTKGATEIRHHRFFEGLNWALVRCTIPPELPKAQYDVLPTTDSPEEMQCSRNCPTSTTECLKLEDF, encoded by the exons ATGGATCCTTATCCTGGTACTTGTGAAATTGTCGAAGCAATGGAAGAATTTGATTGCATCCAACGGCATAGAAGAGCTAGTCCCCCGAGTTTTGAGTTGGGTATGGAGGGAAAAGTTCGAAAGCTTCCGTCAGCAAAAGCTGGGCAGTACTATTCGATGGAAGATGAGCTTAATAAACTATTTGAGGCAATCGATATCAGAGTTTCGCGGAAGAGTGCCTTAAAAAGGCCAATTAGAGTTTGTCCTTCTCAGGCATCCGGTATTAGTATTTCTGAATGTGGTACTTTGAAGCAGGCGCTGAGGGGATTGTCGATTTCCCATGCATCGGAGATGGCTGCTATGAAAAGGTTATCAAAGCCCACAGGACTAGCTAGGGTTTCAGAAGCTGGAGCTATCAAGAGGTTGTATAAAACAGTGGTCATCAAGGCGGATGGCTCTGGTCTTCTCCCGGAGGAAGGTAAAGAAATTTTGGTTGAAATATCTCATGTTCCTGAAAAATACAGCACGAATACCTCTGAGAAGGTCTCTGAATCTAAACAAAAGCCTAAAATAAAGTCATCAAAGAAAATTGCCCATTCATCATCTCAGTCTACTGGTGCAACTACAAGAACGGTATCACTTAGCAAAGCGTCTTCAGAACAGGGCAATGCTTCTATTCCATCTGACCGTGGAAAAGACATGTCAGTGCGGAAACTAAAGCAGAAGGAGAAGCTGAATTCCAGCACCAGTAGAAAGACATTACAACTAGAGGAGATTGTTCCTACCTCAACAGAAGTTGGGGGCGAAACACCATCTATCTCTAGCTCTCCTTGTAGCAGTGCAATAAACAGATCCGCGACCAACACTGTCCGCAGAATGAAGCCTCTTTTCATGAAGAAGAGTTTGATCAAAAAATCAAAGCAAGTTTCAGCTACATCACCCTCTAGGTGTAATTCAGAGGAAAAAGGAAATGGCGTTGGCTTGCATCCAAACCAGAAGAAGCCCGTGAAGAATTCTGATTCTCCAGCATCCAGCAGTACGAATCTCGGTATTGATGCGGATCAAATTAATACAGTCCCTCTTTCAAGTAAACCACCTCTTAGTACATACAATTTTGGTGATGGGACTGCAGATGCGAAAGTGGGTAACTGCTGCTCAACATCAGGAGAAAAGGGGGAATCCTCCCTTAGCTCTAAAAGTAGCATGGGTGACTACAGCACTAGCACTATGATCAGCGAGGAGAGTAATCAAAGTGCGGTAGCGTGTATTATCAGTAGGCCTCACATGTCGAAGGATTTAAGATGGGATGCCATTCGCCTTGTTGAGAAGCAGCATGGAAGCTTAGAATTGAAGCACTTCAAGCTTGTGAGGAGGCTTGGTTGTGGAGACATTGGGACAGTTTATCTCGCAGAATTGAAAGGAACAAATTTTCTATTCGCTTTGAAAGTAGTCGATAATGAACTTTTGGGTAGCAAAAATAAACTGCTGAGGGCTCAAACTGAAAGAGAAATTCTACAAATGCTTGATCATCCTTTTCTTCCTACActattttctcatttttctgCAGAAACATATTCATGCTTGGTGATGGAATATTGCTCAGGGGGTGATCTACATATCTTGAGGCAGAGACAGCCCAGTAGAAGTTTCTCTGAACCAGTGGCCAG GTTCTATCTTGCGGAAGTCTTACTTGCTTTAGAGTACCTGCACATGCTTGGGGTTGTATACAGAGATTTAAAACCTGAAAACATTCTGGTTCGAGAAGACGGTCATATCATGCTTTCCGACTTTGACTTATCCCTAAGATCTGCAGTAAGTCCAAAACTTCTTAAATCAACTTCAGCCATCAAGGAACCTACCAAAGAATTATCTTCACGCCCATGCATGGCATTTAGGTGCATAGATCCGTTCTGTCCTCGACCATCCTGGGTCCAAGTTCCATGCTTCACACCTAAAGTTAAATCCTCAACAGATAAAACCCAGCAAAATCTAACCCCAGATCCAGCAGATTTTGGCAATGGTTTACCACAGCTCGTGGCAGAACCAACTAGTGCACGCTCAAACTCATTCGTTGGCACCCTTGAGTACTTGGCACCTGAGATAATCAAAGCAGAGGGTCATGGCAATGCAGTTGATTGGTGGGGCTTTGGAATCTTTATGTACGAGCTTTTATTTGGTAAAACGCCTTTCAAGGGAGCAGGAGATGAAGAAACCTTAGCCAATGTAGTATTTCAAAGCCTCGAGTTCCCAGAAACTCCGTCCATCAGTTGTCATGCAAGGGATCTGATTGCAGGTCTTCTAGTGAAGGATCCTGATAACCGTCTTGGATCAACCAAAGGGGCTACTGAGATCCGACATCACCGGTTTTTTGAAGGTTTAAACTGGGCTTTGGTAAGATGTACAATTCCACCAGAGCTGCCGAAAGCTCAATATGATGTACTTCCAACAACCGATTCACCAGAAGAGATGCAGTGCAGCCGCAATTGTCCAACTTCCACAACAGAATGTCTCAAGTTGGAAGACTTTTAG